One genomic segment of Capricornis sumatraensis isolate serow.1 chromosome X, serow.2, whole genome shotgun sequence includes these proteins:
- the LOC138071289 gene encoding rho-related GTP-binding protein RhoG-like, protein MDSMDSKGRMQTIKCVVVGDGAVGKTCLLISYTTNAFPEEYIPTVFDNYSAQTSVDGQIVILNLWDTAGQEEYDRLRTLSYPQTNIFVICFSIGNPSSYANVRHKWYPEVSHHCPNVPVLLVGTKRDLRSDLETVKKLKEQSQVPTTPQQGTSLAKQVGAVKYLECSALMHDGVREVFLEAIRAVLYPATKKNTKKCVLL, encoded by the exons ATGGACTCCATG GACTCCAAAGGAAGAATGCAGACGATCAAATGTGTGGTTGTGGGAGATGGGGCTGTAGGTAAGACCTGTCTCCTCATCAGTTACACAACAAATGCCTTTCCTGAGGAGTATATCCCCACTGTCTTTGACAACTATAGTGCCCAGACGTCTGTGGATGGCCAGATTGTCATCCTGAACCTCTGGGACACAGCTGGCCAAGAAGAGTATGACCGACTGCGAACACTGTCCTACCCCCAGACCAATATCTTCGTCATTTGCTTTTCCATTGGCAACCCATCTTCTTATGCCAATGTGAGGCATAAGTGGTATCCCGAGGTGTCCCATCATTGCCCCAATGTACCTGTTTTGCTGGTAGGCACCAAGAGGGACCTGCGAAGTGACCTTGAGACAGTGAAGAAGCTAAAGGAACAGAGCCAAGTGCCCACAACTCCTCAGCAAGGCACTTCCCTGGCTAAGCAGGTGGGGGCTGTGAAATATCTGGAATGTTCAGCCCTGATGCATGATGGGGTCCGTGAGGTATTTTTGGAAGCCATCCGGGCTGTGCTTTACCCTGCCACAAAGAAGAACACCAAGAAGTGTGTCCTCTTATAG